A region of Cumulibacter manganitolerans DNA encodes the following proteins:
- a CDS encoding copper transporter, whose protein sequence is MIDFKYHVVSLISVFLAIALGIIIGTTALNGGIVTNLQSNVSGLKNDKRTLENRVTQLDQALTNNSGFDASVAPQLVNGVLKDQNFVVITAGDAVTAELRDPIIKMMQAAGGKNTGAISLTDGYTDPSHADEMLKYASSDLPAGVNLPESNDPGTVVGSLLAAMIVAPNGGPGQPAAAITTVLSGLGSLGVLKVDSTDIQPASNVVIVTSGAPSSDAKQRNQMLLALASALDKAGANVVIAGDDSAAGAKGLIGAAKADATVATSISTVDNADRASGQVNVVWALKAEDGGTSGAYGARADADPIAPAPK, encoded by the coding sequence GTGATCGATTTCAAGTACCACGTCGTCTCGCTGATCTCGGTGTTCCTCGCGATCGCGCTGGGCATCATCATCGGTACGACGGCGCTCAACGGCGGCATCGTCACCAACCTGCAGTCCAACGTCTCGGGCCTGAAGAACGACAAGCGCACCCTGGAGAACCGGGTCACCCAGCTCGACCAGGCGCTCACCAACAACAGCGGCTTCGACGCCTCCGTCGCCCCGCAGCTGGTCAACGGCGTGCTGAAGGACCAGAACTTCGTCGTCATCACCGCCGGCGACGCCGTGACCGCCGAGCTGCGCGACCCGATCATCAAGATGATGCAGGCGGCGGGCGGCAAGAACACCGGCGCGATCTCGCTCACCGACGGCTACACCGACCCCTCGCACGCCGACGAGATGCTCAAGTACGCCTCCAGCGACCTGCCCGCCGGCGTCAACCTGCCCGAGAGCAACGATCCCGGTACCGTGGTCGGCTCGCTGCTCGCGGCGATGATCGTCGCGCCGAACGGTGGCCCCGGCCAGCCCGCGGCGGCGATCACCACCGTGCTGTCCGGGCTGGGCAGCCTGGGCGTGCTCAAGGTCGACTCCACCGACATCCAGCCGGCGTCCAACGTCGTCATCGTCACCTCGGGAGCGCCCTCCAGTGACGCCAAGCAACGCAACCAGATGCTGCTGGCCCTCGCCTCCGCGCTCGACAAGGCCGGCGCCAACGTCGTCATCGCCGGAGACGACAGCGCTGCCGGCGCCAAGGGCCTCATCGGCGCGGCGAAGGCCGACGCCACCGTCGCGACGAGCATCTCGACCGTCGACAACGCCGACCGCGCCTCCGGGCAGGTCAACGTCGTGTGGGCGCTGAAGGCCGAGGACGGCGGCACGTCGGGGGCGTACGGCGCCCGCGCCGACGCCGACCCCATCGCGCCGGCGCCGAAGTAG
- the steA gene encoding putative cytokinetic ring protein SteA: protein MKIATIRKGRPQPASPNAEGVARLDRRTKNLTKRLKPGEVAIIDHVDIDRVSADALVACGVSAVVNASPSISGRYPNLGPGILVDAGIPLLDNVGKQVFTDLKEGTRVRVEGDRLYAGTKEVASGFRYDDESITAAMTEARAGLSTQLEAFAANTMEYMKRERSLLLDGIGVPEVHTEFQGRHALVVVRGYDYKEDLKHLRSYIREYKPVLVGVDGGADALLEMKLQPDMIIGDMDSVSDHVLKCGAEVVVHAYPDGRAPGLQRVQDLGVEAVTFPAAATSEDIAMLLADEKGADLIVAVGTHATLVEFLDKGRGGMASTFLTRLRVGGKLVDAKGVSRLYRSRISTGSLIAIVLAALVAIAVAIAISEAGQTYFEILIDKWQSFVFWVKDLFS, encoded by the coding sequence ATGAAGATTGCCACCATCCGCAAGGGACGACCGCAGCCGGCCAGTCCCAACGCCGAAGGGGTGGCTCGGCTCGATCGTCGTACCAAGAACCTGACCAAGCGGCTCAAGCCCGGTGAGGTGGCGATCATCGACCACGTCGACATCGACCGGGTGAGCGCCGACGCGCTGGTGGCCTGCGGTGTGTCGGCGGTCGTCAACGCCTCGCCGAGCATCTCCGGTCGCTATCCCAACCTCGGCCCCGGCATCCTGGTCGACGCCGGGATCCCGCTGCTGGACAACGTCGGCAAGCAGGTGTTCACCGACCTCAAGGAGGGCACCCGGGTCCGCGTCGAGGGCGACCGGCTGTACGCCGGCACCAAGGAGGTCGCCTCCGGGTTCCGCTACGACGACGAGTCCATCACGGCGGCGATGACCGAGGCCCGGGCCGGGCTGTCCACCCAGCTCGAGGCGTTCGCGGCCAACACCATGGAGTACATGAAGCGCGAGCGCTCGCTGCTGCTCGACGGCATCGGCGTCCCCGAGGTGCACACCGAGTTCCAGGGCCGGCACGCGCTCGTCGTCGTCCGCGGCTACGACTACAAGGAAGACCTCAAGCACCTGCGCTCGTACATCCGCGAGTACAAGCCGGTCCTCGTGGGCGTGGACGGCGGCGCGGACGCGCTGCTGGAGATGAAGCTGCAGCCGGACATGATCATCGGCGACATGGACTCGGTCTCCGACCACGTGCTCAAGTGCGGCGCCGAGGTCGTGGTGCACGCCTACCCCGACGGGCGCGCCCCCGGCCTGCAGCGCGTCCAGGACCTCGGTGTCGAGGCCGTCACCTTCCCGGCCGCCGCCACCAGCGAGGACATCGCGATGCTGCTGGCCGACGAGAAGGGCGCCGACCTGATCGTCGCCGTCGGCACGCACGCCACGCTCGTCGAGTTCCTCGACAAGGGCCGCGGCGGCATGGCCTCCACCTTCCTCACCCGGCTGCGGGTCGGCGGCAAGCTCGTCGACGCCAAGGGGGTCAGCCGCCTCTACCGCAGCCGCATCTCCACCGGCTCGCTCATCGCCATCGTGCTCGCCGCGCTGGTCGCCATCGCCGTGGCCATCGCCATCTCGGAGGCGGGACAGACCTACTTCGAGATTCTCATCGACAAGTGGCAGAGCTTCGTCTTCTGGGTTAAGGACCTCTTCTCGTGA
- the recN gene encoding DNA repair protein RecN yields the protein MLEEVRIRNLGVIADATLPFGPGLTVVTGETGAGKTMVVAGLTLLFGARSDSTQVTRGAAAADVEGSLVVDPEGPAAERCRDAGGTLDDDRLILARSISAEGRSRATAGGRSVPVGVLADIGETQLTVHGQSSQLALARPGAQRAVLDRFGGAGHAKIRTAYTEAFTAWQDAVRTLADLQRDDAARQREVALLRFGLEQIERAAPQEREDDDIDAEVHRLANADALRQVVATASAAIDGPPEAYDASGADALLGQAGRALADAGVPELDTLAERLAELGVQLRDIAGELSAYGAGISDDPERLGQLMTRKAELKELVRSYSGSGDVAGVLAWAADARDQLQRLDGSAERLEQLAAERDQAAQRAAEAAAALSKARTALARKLQKQINAELASLALGGSRVSVQVTTRPATEGLPALRVGRALAGANESGTDQVRILLAHGADDPGRPIDKGASGGELSRIMLAIEVVLAGTDPVATMVFDEVDTGVGGEAAIEIGRRLAALSRSHQVVVVTHLPQVAAYADQHVKISKRASGGVLTSGIAALGEKERLDELTRMLAGLSDSDSGRAHAAELIAAAEQDKKRAAR from the coding sequence GTGCTCGAAGAAGTCCGCATCCGCAACCTCGGCGTGATCGCCGACGCCACGCTGCCGTTCGGTCCCGGCCTGACGGTCGTCACCGGCGAGACCGGCGCCGGCAAGACCATGGTCGTGGCCGGCCTGACGCTGCTGTTCGGGGCGCGCTCGGACTCCACGCAGGTCACCCGCGGCGCGGCCGCCGCTGACGTCGAGGGCAGCCTCGTCGTCGACCCGGAGGGACCCGCCGCCGAGCGCTGCCGGGACGCCGGCGGGACCCTCGACGACGACCGGCTGATCCTGGCGCGGTCCATCAGCGCCGAGGGCCGCTCGCGGGCCACCGCCGGCGGCCGCTCGGTGCCGGTCGGCGTCCTGGCCGACATCGGCGAGACCCAGCTGACCGTGCACGGGCAGTCCAGCCAGCTGGCGCTGGCCCGGCCGGGCGCGCAGCGCGCGGTCCTCGACCGGTTCGGCGGCGCGGGGCACGCGAAGATCCGCACGGCGTACACCGAGGCGTTCACCGCCTGGCAGGACGCCGTGCGCACGCTGGCGGACCTGCAGCGGGACGACGCCGCGCGCCAGCGCGAGGTGGCGCTGCTGCGCTTCGGTCTGGAGCAGATCGAACGCGCCGCACCTCAGGAGCGCGAGGACGACGACATCGACGCCGAGGTGCACCGGCTGGCGAACGCCGACGCTTTGCGGCAGGTCGTCGCGACGGCGTCCGCCGCGATCGACGGGCCGCCCGAGGCGTACGACGCGAGCGGCGCCGACGCGCTGCTCGGCCAGGCCGGCCGGGCGCTCGCGGACGCCGGCGTCCCGGAGCTCGACACGCTCGCCGAGCGGCTCGCCGAGCTCGGCGTCCAGCTGCGCGACATCGCCGGCGAGCTGTCGGCGTACGGCGCCGGCATCAGCGACGACCCCGAACGCCTCGGGCAGCTTATGACCCGCAAGGCCGAGCTCAAGGAGCTCGTCCGCAGCTACTCGGGCTCCGGTGACGTGGCCGGCGTCCTCGCCTGGGCGGCCGACGCCCGCGACCAGCTGCAGCGCCTGGACGGCTCCGCGGAGCGCCTCGAGCAGCTCGCGGCCGAGCGCGACCAGGCAGCGCAGCGGGCCGCCGAGGCCGCCGCGGCCCTGTCGAAGGCGCGGACCGCGCTGGCCCGGAAGCTGCAGAAGCAGATCAACGCCGAGCTCGCCTCCCTCGCCCTCGGCGGCTCGCGGGTGAGCGTGCAGGTGACGACGCGCCCGGCGACCGAGGGGCTGCCGGCGCTACGGGTCGGCCGGGCGCTCGCCGGCGCGAACGAGTCGGGTACCGACCAGGTGCGGATCCTGCTGGCGCACGGCGCCGACGACCCCGGCCGGCCGATCGACAAGGGCGCCTCCGGCGGCGAGCTGTCCCGCATCATGCTGGCCATCGAGGTCGTGCTCGCCGGCACCGACCCGGTCGCCACCATGGTCTTCGACGAGGTCGACACCGGCGTCGGGGGAGAGGCCGCCATCGAGATCGGAAGACGGCTGGCGGCGCTGTCGCGCAGCCACCAGGTGGTGGTCGTCACGCATCTGCCGCAGGTGGCGGCGTACGCCGACCAGCACGTCAAGATCAGCAAGCGGGCCAGCGGCGGAGTGCTCACCAGCGGTATCGCCGCCTTGGGGGAGAAGGAGCGGCTCGACGAGCTGACCAGGATGCTCGCTGGCCTCTCCGACAGCGACTCCGGGAGGGCGCACGCGGCGGAGCTGATCGCCGCCGCCGAGCAGGACAAGAAGCGCGCGGCGCGGTAG
- a CDS encoding NAD kinase, with product MSSTREFALVTHSGRNDSIELARGIVTRLTAAGVCVSVPDEELDMFPDGAVRPLPVPMDDPDVPATPDDHRPEVVIVLGGDGTFLRAARYARPYGAAMTGVNLGHVGFLAETEPEMIDTVVDRLLAGAYSVQERMTLDIDVFDPARPHAKQRTWALNEASLERTQRERILEVAIGVDGHPVTSFGCDGVLCSTPTGSTAYAFSAGGPVMWPQVEAMLIVPNAAHALFARPLVVAPSSVVSVDVADRGQDALLAADGRRVLDVPAGHRVVVRAGRQPIRIARLTDADFAGRLVAKFHLPTTGFRDS from the coding sequence GTGAGCAGCACACGGGAGTTCGCCCTGGTGACCCACTCCGGGCGAAACGACAGCATCGAGCTGGCCCGCGGCATCGTCACCCGCCTCACCGCGGCGGGCGTCTGCGTCAGCGTCCCGGACGAGGAGCTGGACATGTTCCCGGACGGCGCGGTCCGCCCCCTGCCGGTCCCGATGGACGACCCCGACGTCCCCGCCACCCCCGACGACCACCGGCCCGAGGTGGTGATCGTGCTCGGCGGCGACGGCACCTTCCTGCGCGCGGCGCGGTACGCGCGCCCGTACGGCGCGGCCATGACCGGGGTCAACCTCGGTCACGTCGGCTTCCTCGCCGAGACCGAGCCGGAGATGATCGACACGGTGGTCGACCGGCTGCTCGCCGGCGCGTACAGCGTCCAGGAGCGGATGACCCTCGACATCGACGTCTTCGACCCGGCTCGCCCGCACGCCAAGCAGCGCACCTGGGCGCTGAACGAGGCCTCCCTCGAGCGCACCCAGCGCGAGCGCATCCTCGAGGTCGCCATCGGCGTCGACGGGCACCCCGTCACCAGCTTCGGCTGCGACGGCGTCCTGTGCAGCACGCCGACCGGCAGCACCGCCTACGCCTTCAGCGCCGGGGGCCCGGTGATGTGGCCGCAGGTCGAGGCGATGCTGATCGTCCCCAACGCCGCACACGCGCTGTTCGCGCGGCCGCTCGTCGTCGCGCCGTCCTCGGTGGTGAGCGTCGACGTCGCCGACCGCGGGCAGGACGCGCTGCTCGCGGCCGACGGACGCCGGGTGCTCGACGTCCCCGCCGGTCACCGGGTCGTCGTGCGCGCCGGGCGGCAGCCGATCCGGATCGCGCGGCTCACCGACGCCGACTTCGCCGGACGGCTCGTGGCGAAGTTCCACCTGCCCACCACGGGCTTCCGCGACTCCTAG
- a CDS encoding TlyA family RNA methyltransferase, whose protein sequence is MASNAPAEADPTGRLDAALVDRGLSRSRQTAGEAIRGRRVRINGVLATKPATRVRRGDQIEVAAGDGDHLVSRAAHKLAGALDALGIDVRGRRCVDVGASTGGFTQILLERGAAHVTAIDVGTDQLVAVLRDDPRVTSMEGVHVGRDDLGAVAPAPVVVADLSFISLRHVMGPLVSLVAPGGTLLPMVKPQFEVGRTNLGRGGVVDDPGLHREAVAQVVAAAAGFGFGPVAIVTSPLPGPAGNLEFFVQLREGEPDAGFDALWAARAPQP, encoded by the coding sequence ATGGCATCGAACGCACCGGCTGAGGCGGACCCCACCGGGCGGTTGGACGCGGCGCTGGTCGATAGGGGGCTGTCGCGGTCGCGGCAGACCGCCGGCGAGGCGATCCGCGGGCGCCGGGTGCGGATCAACGGCGTACTGGCGACCAAGCCCGCCACGCGCGTGCGGCGCGGCGACCAGATCGAGGTCGCGGCGGGCGACGGCGACCACCTGGTCTCCCGCGCAGCGCACAAGCTCGCCGGTGCCCTCGACGCCCTGGGCATCGACGTCCGCGGACGGCGCTGCGTCGACGTCGGCGCGTCGACCGGCGGGTTCACCCAGATCCTCCTGGAGCGCGGCGCCGCGCACGTCACCGCGATCGACGTGGGCACCGACCAGCTGGTCGCGGTGCTGCGCGACGACCCGCGGGTGACCTCGATGGAAGGGGTGCACGTCGGCCGCGACGACCTCGGTGCCGTCGCGCCGGCGCCGGTCGTGGTCGCGGACCTCTCGTTCATCTCGCTGCGGCACGTGATGGGGCCGCTCGTGTCGCTGGTCGCGCCCGGCGGCACGCTGCTGCCGATGGTCAAGCCGCAGTTCGAGGTCGGCCGCACGAACCTGGGCAGGGGTGGCGTGGTCGACGACCCCGGGCTGCATCGGGAGGCGGTCGCGCAGGTCGTCGCCGCGGCGGCCGGGTTCGGGTTCGGGCCGGTGGCGATCGTGACCAGCCCGCTACCGGGGCCCGCGGGCAACCTCGAGTTCTTCGTCCAGCTCCGCGAGGGCGAGCCGGACGCCGGGTTCGACGCCCTCTGGGCGGCTCGCGCGCCGCAGCCGTGA
- a CDS encoding SCP2 sterol-binding domain-containing protein: MATLQECREALTELTKDIADSDEKIDFDRSFSATVTDLDTVLKGHFIDGRLSDVDVASDPAADVRLTLTSDDLIALCRGELHAMKAMATGKLKLQASMGDMMKLRKLLK; the protein is encoded by the coding sequence ATGGCAACCCTCCAAGAGTGCCGCGAGGCGCTGACCGAGCTCACGAAGGACATCGCCGACTCGGACGAGAAGATCGACTTCGATCGATCGTTCAGCGCGACGGTGACCGACCTGGACACCGTCCTGAAGGGCCACTTCATCGACGGTCGGCTGTCCGATGTCGACGTGGCGAGCGATCCGGCCGCCGACGTCCGGCTCACCCTCACCTCGGACGATCTCATCGCGCTGTGCCGCGGCGAGCTGCACGCCATGAAGGCGATGGCCACCGGCAAGCTCAAGCTGCAGGCCAGCATGGGCGACATGATGAAGCTGCGCAAGCTGCTCAAGTAG
- a CDS encoding HAD-IIA family hydrolase, producing the protein MTPDPLCEHYDVGLFDLDGVVYAGSRPIPHAADSIAAARRAGMRAGYVTNNASRTPEDVAAKLADVGVEVDVAEIITSAQVAAQLLAERLRPGSRVLVVGDVGLREAVAGAGLEPVDTAEVDPGAVVQGHSPHTGWILLSEATIAIRAGALWVATNTDSTLPTDRGILPGNGAFVSVIGNVLGRRPDAVAGKPDRAMHRASVERTGARRPLVIGDRLDTDIEGATSSECDSLYVMTGVSRPLDVLHATPAQRPTYIGSDLRALLRPGLSIADAGQAARAGRWRTDDSGIRAGDDPAGDDDTADYATLACALAWTDRSCRPADETARAVAASLGLADES; encoded by the coding sequence ATGACCCCCGACCCGCTGTGCGAGCACTATGACGTGGGGCTGTTCGACCTCGACGGCGTGGTCTACGCCGGAAGCCGGCCGATACCGCACGCCGCCGACAGCATCGCCGCCGCGCGTCGCGCGGGCATGCGCGCCGGGTACGTCACGAACAACGCCTCTCGCACGCCGGAGGACGTCGCCGCGAAGCTCGCCGACGTGGGCGTCGAGGTCGACGTGGCCGAGATCATCACGTCCGCCCAGGTCGCGGCGCAGCTGCTCGCCGAGCGGCTGCGCCCCGGCTCCCGGGTGCTCGTGGTGGGCGACGTAGGGCTACGAGAGGCGGTCGCCGGCGCGGGGCTGGAGCCGGTCGACACCGCGGAGGTCGACCCCGGCGCCGTCGTGCAGGGCCACTCGCCGCACACCGGCTGGATCCTGCTCTCGGAGGCGACGATCGCGATCCGGGCCGGGGCGCTGTGGGTGGCCACGAACACCGACTCGACTCTCCCGACCGACCGCGGGATCCTGCCCGGCAACGGCGCTTTCGTGTCGGTCATCGGCAACGTGCTCGGGCGCCGGCCGGACGCCGTAGCGGGCAAGCCGGATCGCGCGATGCACCGTGCGTCGGTCGAGCGGACGGGCGCGCGACGACCGCTGGTGATCGGCGACCGGCTCGACACCGACATCGAGGGCGCGACGTCCTCCGAGTGCGACAGCCTGTACGTGATGACCGGGGTGAGCCGGCCGCTCGACGTCCTGCACGCCACGCCGGCCCAACGGCCGACCTACATCGGATCCGACCTGCGCGCGCTGCTGCGGCCGGGCCTGTCGATCGCGGACGCCGGACAGGCGGCGCGAGCGGGCCGGTGGCGCACCGACGACAGCGGCATCCGAGCCGGCGACGACCCGGCGGGGGACGACGACACCGCCGACTACGCGACGCTCGCCTGCGCGCTGGCCTGGACGGACCGGAGCTGCCGGCCGGCGGACGAGACCGCCCGCGCCGTCGCCGCCTCGTTGGGCCTGGCCGACGAGAGCTAG
- a CDS encoding single-stranded DNA-binding protein, translated as MSTSEGSPVNEVRLRGRLSGTPEVRTLPSGDQVAVWRLVVPRSADGGAVDTIDCEGYSRAVIRLAGGWPENVQLEVDGALRRRFWQTPGGARSRYVVDVRAARRVRTTKERDDPRPAVRAL; from the coding sequence ATGAGCACGTCTGAAGGTTCCCCGGTCAACGAGGTCCGGCTGCGCGGGCGGCTGTCCGGCACGCCGGAGGTGCGGACGCTCCCGAGCGGCGACCAGGTCGCGGTCTGGCGGCTGGTCGTGCCACGCTCGGCGGACGGCGGTGCCGTGGACACCATCGACTGCGAGGGTTACTCCCGGGCCGTCATCCGGCTGGCGGGCGGCTGGCCGGAGAACGTACAGCTGGAGGTCGACGGGGCGCTCCGCCGGCGGTTCTGGCAGACTCCCGGCGGGGCCCGCAGCAGGTACGTCGTCGACGTGCGGGCGGCCCGACGAGTCCGCACGACCAAGGAGCGCGATGACCCCCGACCCGCTGTGCGAGCACTATGA
- a CDS encoding tetratricopeptide repeat protein, with product MAVHLVAAGSLVDEDPQRALEHARYARDQAPRLAAVREAAGIVAYQAGEWAEAARDLRACRRMTGDAGHLPIIADCERALGRADRAITLVTAPEAAALPRAVQAELVIVHSGARRDLHEVDAALRVLEKFGLDRAQQRPWNARLWYAYADALLDAGRRDEAREWFAAAAEADTEGETDAAERLDELGTAEQAGEPADPDSGSAG from the coding sequence GTGGCGGTGCATCTCGTTGCCGCGGGCAGCCTGGTGGACGAGGATCCGCAGCGCGCGCTCGAGCACGCCCGCTATGCCCGCGACCAGGCCCCGCGGCTGGCCGCCGTGCGGGAGGCGGCCGGCATCGTGGCCTACCAGGCAGGAGAGTGGGCCGAGGCGGCGCGCGACCTCCGCGCCTGCCGCCGGATGACCGGCGACGCCGGCCATCTGCCGATCATCGCCGACTGCGAGCGCGCGCTCGGCCGCGCCGACCGCGCCATCACGCTGGTGACCGCCCCGGAGGCGGCCGCGCTGCCGCGCGCCGTCCAGGCCGAGCTGGTCATCGTGCACTCCGGTGCCCGGCGCGACCTGCACGAGGTGGACGCCGCGCTGCGGGTGCTCGAGAAGTTCGGGCTGGACCGCGCTCAGCAGCGGCCGTGGAACGCCCGGCTCTGGTACGCCTACGCCGACGCGCTGCTGGACGCCGGTCGCCGCGACGAGGCCCGCGAGTGGTTCGCGGCCGCCGCCGAGGCCGACACCGAGGGGGAGACCGACGCGGCAGAGCGCCTCGACGAGCTCGGCACCGCCGAGCAGGCGGGCGAGCCGGCCGACCCCGACAGCGGGTCTGCTGGGTAG
- a CDS encoding Mu transposase domain-containing protein has protein sequence MIGRFVDVRADLSRVEVRHEGRLVAAHDRIGARRQTITDPAQCMRPKSCVSSSRCPGRPPSRTTSWCATRTSSPGCAATGSSSSTRSATCPSSKTPRTAPVLECRIDLVFERRRHAAQRGWPACASLADRSGEARHRFTLSRESPNRPAPLMTVRASMAALRSHRPASDRPGPLACGALQPGGLRR, from the coding sequence GTGATTGGCCGGTTCGTCGACGTCCGCGCTGACCTGTCCCGGGTCGAGGTTCGCCACGAAGGACGCCTGGTTGCCGCTCATGACCGGATCGGGGCACGCCGACAGACCATCACCGACCCCGCCCAGTGCATGCGGCCAAAGAGCTGCGTGAGCAGTTCCCGCTGCCCCGGCCGGCCGCCGAGCCGAACGACGAGCTGGTGCGCGACACGCACGAGCTCACCAGGCTGCGCCGCTACGGGCTCATCATCATCGACGAGGTCGGCTACCTGCCCTTCGAGCAAAACGCCGCGAACCGCTCCCGTTCTCGAATGTCGCATCGACCTCGTCTTCGAGCGGCGTCGACACGCAGCACAACGCGGGTGGCCGGCGTGCGCGAGCCTCGCGGATCGATCCGGCGAGGCTCGCCACCGGTTCACGTTGTCACGGGAATCACCGAATCGACCCGCTCCCTTGATGACCGTCCGGGCTTCGATGGCGGCCCTACGATCGCACCGGCCGGCCTCGGACCGACCTGGTCCCCTGGCGTGCGGCGCACTGCAACCCGGTGGTCTGCGCCGATGA
- a CDS encoding acyltransferase family protein: MTSTHSAAGSRRLDIQGLRAVAVAAVVVFHAGLPLPGGFVGVDVFFVISGFVITAMLLRELESRGRLDLRRFYARRIRRLMPALALVLVATAGGSIVLQSPLGFQQDTATVGLGAVLWMANVAIYHRVGGYFDRSADQLPLLHTWSLSVEEQFYLVFPLLVLIGWRLSRRYRHALAGAVLLVCAASLAFGAAASVGALHWVDRPTEFAFYMSPARAWEFGAGAVLAILEQRGHRLGTRIAPWAAWVGLAGVLASLAIIDESTPFPGFIALVPVLSSALLLAGGHVRSTPSRLLASAPMRWLGDQSYGWYLWHWPCIVFARLLWPGSLVAACLAAALSLLPAWLSYRFVEAPIRHGTFGLPWRSRPPRTGPARRRLAPVVAVAMGVPLLMYAGYRQAAYAHWGSARLTEAAAQTESYPIGYDKGCHEGAPLPDRDVAACTWHADAGSTVYLVGDSNAGMYADGLVEATARTNQRLVVGVRSNCPFVDAVLHSAGNSADCRDYVQGTTEWLQHQAPSTVVMAAAADQITDPHATMTDPVSGVQATTPQQKAALWTQALTSSIQALRSAGHTVVVLEVIPHFRGADGSYWSTAECSMLAMASSNTPCAAELPLPEADFGQQLAIAAERTATQQAGAVLADLRGDICAEGTCATVRDGRFVYREGKHISRGLSTQLAPRLAEVLDTARP; encoded by the coding sequence TTGACGAGCACGCACAGCGCCGCGGGCAGCCGCCGGCTCGACATCCAGGGGCTCCGCGCCGTCGCGGTGGCCGCGGTGGTCGTCTTCCACGCCGGGCTGCCGCTGCCTGGCGGGTTCGTCGGCGTCGACGTCTTCTTCGTCATCTCCGGCTTCGTCATCACCGCGATGCTGCTGCGGGAGCTCGAGTCGCGCGGACGCCTCGACCTGCGGCGGTTCTACGCACGGCGCATCCGCCGGCTCATGCCGGCGCTGGCCCTGGTGCTGGTCGCGACAGCGGGCGGCTCGATCGTGCTGCAGTCGCCCCTGGGCTTCCAGCAGGACACCGCGACCGTCGGCCTCGGAGCCGTTCTCTGGATGGCCAACGTCGCGATCTACCACCGGGTCGGCGGCTACTTCGACCGGTCCGCCGACCAGCTGCCCCTGCTGCACACCTGGTCGCTGTCGGTCGAGGAGCAGTTCTACCTCGTCTTTCCCCTCCTGGTGCTGATCGGGTGGCGGCTGTCCAGGCGCTATCGGCACGCGCTCGCGGGCGCGGTGCTGCTGGTCTGCGCAGCGTCCCTCGCGTTCGGTGCAGCTGCCTCGGTCGGCGCCCTGCACTGGGTCGACCGGCCCACCGAGTTCGCGTTCTACATGTCCCCCGCCCGGGCGTGGGAGTTCGGCGCCGGCGCGGTGCTGGCCATCCTCGAGCAGCGCGGGCACCGGCTCGGCACGCGGATCGCGCCCTGGGCGGCGTGGGTCGGACTCGCCGGCGTGCTCGCCTCGCTCGCGATCATCGACGAGTCGACGCCGTTTCCGGGGTTCATCGCACTCGTCCCCGTGCTGTCCTCGGCCTTGCTGCTGGCCGGCGGCCACGTCCGCTCCACGCCGTCGCGCCTGCTGGCCTCGGCGCCGATGCGGTGGCTCGGCGACCAGTCCTACGGCTGGTACCTGTGGCACTGGCCGTGCATCGTCTTCGCCCGGCTGCTGTGGCCCGGCTCCCTGGTCGCGGCCTGTCTCGCCGCGGCGCTGAGCCTGCTGCCCGCCTGGCTGAGCTATCGGTTCGTCGAGGCGCCGATCCGGCACGGCACGTTCGGCCTCCCGTGGCGGTCGCGCCCGCCGCGCACCGGCCCCGCCCGGCGCCGGCTCGCGCCCGTGGTCGCGGTCGCGATGGGCGTCCCGCTGCTGATGTACGCCGGATACCGCCAGGCGGCGTACGCCCACTGGGGCAGCGCCCGGCTGACCGAGGCCGCCGCCCAGACGGAGTCCTACCCGATCGGCTACGACAAGGGCTGCCACGAAGGCGCCCCGCTGCCGGACCGCGACGTCGCGGCATGCACCTGGCACGCGGACGCCGGCTCGACGGTCTACCTCGTCGGCGACTCCAACGCCGGCATGTACGCCGATGGGCTGGTCGAGGCGACCGCGCGCACCAACCAGCGGCTGGTGGTCGGCGTCCGCAGCAACTGCCCGTTCGTCGATGCGGTGCTGCACAGCGCCGGGAACAGCGCGGACTGCCGGGACTACGTGCAGGGCACCACCGAGTGGCTGCAGCACCAGGCGCCGAGCACCGTGGTGATGGCGGCGGCCGCCGACCAGATCACCGACCCGCACGCCACGATGACCGACCCCGTGAGCGGTGTGCAGGCGACCACACCGCAGCAGAAGGCGGCGCTGTGGACCCAGGCGCTGACGTCCTCGATCCAGGCGCTGCGTAGCGCCGGTCACACGGTGGTGGTGCTCGAGGTGATCCCGCACTTCCGGGGTGCGGACGGGTCGTACTGGTCGACCGCGGAATGCTCGATGCTGGCGATGGCCAGCTCCAACACCCCGTGCGCCGCGGAGCTCCCGTTGCCGGAGGCCGACTTCGGCCAGCAGCTCGCGATCGCGGCCGAGCGGACCGCCACGCAGCAGGCCGGCGCGGTGCTCGCCGACCTGCGCGGGGACATCTGCGCCGAGGGCACCTGCGCCACCGTGCGCGACGGTCGCTTCGTGTACCGGGAGGGCAAGCACATCTCGCGGGGGCTCAGCACCCAGCTGGCGCCGCGCCTCGCGGAGGTCCTGGACACGGCACGTCCTTAG